One window from the genome of Tolypothrix sp. NIES-4075 encodes:
- a CDS encoding CHAT domain-containing protein, which yields MSNRLKSFAIATLVFSLTCSVGIAANDVVVKHTLAQTAASSDRKAEADKLFQEGVQQYRRGEYPKALQTYQRVLEIRQQLGDKAGTGQTLNNIGQVYNGLQQNNKALEVLQQALTIRREIKDRVGEGETLDNLGGVYLTLSQDEKSLEILQQALAIRREVKDKAGEAVTLSKIGFTYFFLKQQDKGLKLLQEALALHQELKDKFQEGFTLFRIGQVYWNVDNYTRALEWYNKSLIVNREVGNRAWEGRSLQQIGTMYSNQQEYDQAIKFYQQALPLIREAGISPAEENILVSIGDAFNNLKQYDRSINFYQQELASARKSNNKLLQGKIIKWIGDTYFKQEKYDLALNYYQQALPFAAEVKEKSFKANVIAGIGDCYFRQKQYQQAVNFYQQALVVAREGEDTAHEGRILNVIGSVYFQQQQYDSALKFYQQALPVARKAKKESLEIDILANIADAYSNQKQYDRAIEFYQQELQTARKSDKNFLQGNILSFLGSTYFNKNDKVRALEFYQQALAIFKAVNARPEQLNTLTRIMRSHYSIAVSADNKKNYTLAMNEANTIIALAPEALNIARDLKQKPDEKELTEIQSRAYTLTGDVHRNLGDLQKAQEFAEQGLKIARQSENLEAENYALSCLALVYQLLGEQTKKIDLNQRQLEIAQKLMNPVSEVQALLNIASSYQLLGNFQKAIELEEKALTKIEAVDIKKLPEDPQNNAWETKLLVFVNFSTTYLALGEYDKALKFAQQGFDLVQTLKKPELEAAALITLGNVYAARQEFDKAVKLTQQALDIAKQKNPEIEVNALKQLGKVYVAMGKYQQATESANLLLDTADKNKNIKLKLDALNILKDVYTAQGNLQKVLELLQQSLTIAKQDKNPSSEFFILVDQATFYSSLGDYQKGLDLSQQALSTAKKLQNPQLEAMSLFLLAFLHFPKGEPQKTIELANQGLAISQKTKTIWLEMLANAVLSLGYGNLNNDQKAMESAQAFLALTRKAQSPKDEKTALTLLGDIHRKFGRKQEAINTYKQALAIKVSAKVVGAGSDIYAGLGRAYADLNQPDEAIKNFREAFTRAEEVRRGFKGLTPDLQASFWETIADFDKVKTVDLYRQYADLLLKQGRTAEATPILELLKYQEVQDYFQITKEMDSSTNAQIIALGKELTELENIPRDKRKEHQQKRIYELRKTQEKLIQEFGEFIKNPEVAKRIKELRKSTEGQNIDLDKQVRNLQDNLKRLQQDAVIIYPLVLKDRLELVLVTPFAPPIHRTVAVSEAELNKTIELFRSDLKLRHSNAKVNAHKLYQWLIKPLENDLASAKTQTIIFAPDGKLRYIPLAALHDGKQWLVERFRINNITALSLIDLNTKPQSKLQVLAAAFTDMSRDISVPVSGKKEIFKGLEYAGKEVENISATIPNSTKLVDKQFNLGIVYQMNDYSIVHLATHVEFVNGKPEDSVIVFGSGDYITLRKVKDWNLSNVDLVVLSACETGLGGFGDGKEILGFGYRMQEIGAKAAIASLWRVDDSSTAQLMQQFYSNLANSKTHITKAEALRQAQLSLLHPNKSTDYSHPYYWAPFILIGNGL from the coding sequence CATAGCTACTTTAGTGTTTTCACTGACTTGTAGTGTTGGAATAGCAGCAAATGATGTGGTAGTCAAGCATACTTTGGCACAAACTGCGGCAAGTTCAGATCGCAAAGCGGAAGCGGATAAGTTGTTTCAAGAGGGTGTGCAGCAGTATCGACGTGGGGAATATCCGAAAGCGTTGCAGACTTATCAACGGGTGTTAGAGATACGGCAACAATTGGGGGATAAAGCGGGAACTGGGCAAACCCTTAACAATATAGGACAGGTTTACAACGGTTTGCAGCAAAACAACAAAGCACTAGAAGTTTTACAACAAGCTTTAACAATTCGTAGGGAAATTAAAGACCGGGTTGGAGAGGGAGAAACTTTAGATAATCTGGGTGGAGTTTACCTTACTTTATCACAAGATGAAAAATCTTTAGAAATTTTACAACAAGCTTTAGCAATTCGTCGCGAAGTAAAAGATAAAGCCGGGGAAGCAGTGACTCTCAGCAAAATAGGATTTACTTACTTTTTCTTGAAACAACAAGATAAAGGCTTGAAACTTTTACAAGAAGCGCTAGCGCTACACCAAGAACTAAAAGACAAGTTTCAAGAGGGATTTACCCTATTTAGAATAGGGCAAGTTTATTGGAATGTGGATAACTATACTCGTGCTTTGGAGTGGTACAACAAGTCACTAATAGTGAACCGAGAGGTAGGAAACCGTGCTTGGGAAGGTAGAAGTTTGCAGCAGATAGGAACGATGTATTCTAACCAACAGGAATATGACCAAGCGATTAAGTTTTATCAGCAAGCTTTACCTCTAATTAGAGAAGCGGGAATTAGCCCAGCAGAAGAGAATATTTTAGTGTCCATAGGAGATGCTTTCAACAATCTCAAACAATATGATCGGAGTATAAATTTTTATCAGCAAGAGCTAGCTAGTGCCAGAAAATCAAATAATAAATTGTTGCAAGGGAAAATTATTAAATGGATAGGAGACACTTATTTTAAGCAAGAAAAATATGATCTGGCTTTAAATTATTATCAGCAAGCATTGCCATTTGCCGCAGAAGTAAAAGAGAAGTCTTTTAAAGCTAATGTTATCGCTGGAATAGGAGATTGTTATTTTCGGCAGAAACAATATCAACAGGCAGTTAATTTTTATCAACAAGCACTTGTTGTTGCGAGAGAAGGAGAAGACACTGCACATGAAGGCAGAATTCTCAACGTAATAGGAAGCGTTTACTTTCAACAGCAACAATATGACTCAGCTTTGAAATTTTATCAACAAGCACTGCCTGTTGCCAGAAAAGCTAAAAAGGAATCACTGGAAATAGATATTCTCGCTAATATAGCGGATGCTTACAGCAATCAAAAACAATATGACCGTGCGATAGAGTTTTACCAACAAGAATTACAGACTGCACGAAAATCAGATAAAAACTTCCTACAGGGTAATATTCTGTCTTTTCTAGGAAGTACATACTTTAACAAAAATGATAAAGTACGTGCTTTGGAGTTTTATCAGCAGGCATTAGCTATTTTCAAAGCCGTAAATGCTCGTCCGGAGCAACTAAATACCCTGACGAGAATAATGCGATCGCATTACTCAATCGCTGTGTCTGCTGATAATAAAAAAAATTATACTCTTGCGATGAACGAAGCTAATACAATTATTGCCTTAGCACCAGAAGCGTTAAATATTGCCAGAGATTTGAAACAAAAACCAGATGAAAAGGAACTAACAGAAATACAAAGTAGAGCTTATACATTAACAGGAGATGTCCATCGAAATTTAGGAGATTTACAAAAAGCGCAGGAATTTGCTGAACAAGGTCTTAAAATTGCCCGACAGTCTGAAAATTTGGAAGCAGAAAACTACGCTTTGTCGTGTCTGGCACTAGTTTATCAGTTACTAGGAGAGCAAACTAAGAAGATTGACTTAAACCAGCGACAGTTAGAAATTGCCCAAAAACTCATGAACCCAGTTTCAGAAGTGCAAGCTTTATTAAATATCGCTAGTAGCTACCAGCTTCTAGGAAACTTTCAAAAAGCTATTGAATTGGAAGAAAAAGCTTTAACCAAAATAGAAGCGGTTGATATTAAAAAATTACCTGAAGACCCTCAAAATAATGCTTGGGAAACAAAATTACTTGTTTTTGTTAATTTCAGTACAACTTATCTTGCTCTTGGAGAATATGATAAAGCTTTAAAATTTGCCCAACAGGGTTTTGATTTGGTACAGACATTAAAAAAACCGGAACTAGAAGCAGCAGCGTTAATTACTTTAGGTAATGTATATGCTGCACGACAAGAATTTGATAAGGCTGTTAAACTTACTCAACAAGCTTTAGATATAGCCAAGCAAAAAAATCCTGAGATAGAAGTAAACGCATTGAAGCAACTCGGTAAAGTCTACGTCGCAATGGGAAAATATCAGCAAGCTACCGAGTCAGCGAATTTACTTTTGGATACAGCAGACAAAAACAAAAATATCAAGCTTAAATTAGACGCTTTGAATATTCTCAAGGATGTTTATACTGCTCAAGGAAACTTGCAGAAAGTTTTGGAGTTATTACAACAAAGCTTAACAATTGCCAAGCAAGATAAAAATCCTTCATCTGAGTTTTTCATACTGGTAGATCAAGCTACATTTTACAGTTCATTAGGAGATTATCAAAAAGGTCTAGATTTATCTCAACAGGCACTTTCGACAGCCAAGAAACTGCAAAATCCACAATTGGAGGCAATGAGTTTATTTTTACTTGCTTTTCTACATTTTCCTAAAGGGGAACCGCAAAAAACTATTGAACTTGCTAATCAGGGGTTAGCTATTTCTCAAAAGACTAAGACGATTTGGTTAGAAATGTTGGCAAATGCTGTACTAAGTCTAGGTTATGGCAATTTAAACAATGACCAAAAAGCTATGGAATCAGCCCAAGCCTTCTTAGCACTTACTAGAAAAGCCCAAAGTCCTAAAGACGAAAAAACTGCACTGACACTTTTAGGGGATATTCATCGCAAATTTGGTAGAAAGCAAGAAGCAATAAACACATATAAACAAGCTTTAGCAATTAAAGTTTCAGCAAAAGTTGTAGGTGCTGGCTCAGATATCTATGCTGGTTTAGGTCGTGCTTACGCTGATTTAAATCAACCTGATGAAGCTATAAAAAACTTTAGAGAAGCTTTCACTCGTGCGGAGGAAGTACGACGCGGTTTCAAAGGACTGACACCAGATTTACAAGCATCTTTTTGGGAAACAATAGCTGACTTTGACAAAGTAAAGACAGTTGATCTTTACCGTCAATATGCCGATTTATTACTCAAACAAGGACGCACAGCAGAAGCAACACCAATATTAGAACTTCTGAAATATCAAGAAGTACAAGATTATTTTCAGATTACCAAAGAAATGGATAGTTCTACTAATGCTCAGATTATTGCTTTAGGTAAAGAATTAACAGAGTTAGAAAATATCCCAAGAGACAAGCGGAAAGAACATCAGCAAAAGCGCATTTATGAATTGCGGAAGACGCAGGAAAAGCTCATTCAAGAGTTTGGAGAATTTATTAAAAATCCAGAAGTCGCAAAACGTATAAAAGAATTAAGAAAAAGTACTGAAGGACAAAATATTGACCTTGATAAACAAGTCAGAAATTTGCAAGATAATCTTAAACGATTGCAACAAGATGCTGTCATTATCTATCCATTAGTTCTTAAGGATCGTTTAGAACTAGTCTTGGTGACTCCCTTTGCACCTCCCATTCACCGCACAGTTGCAGTTTCGGAAGCTGAACTTAACAAAACTATTGAACTGTTTCGTAGTGATTTAAAACTTCGTCATAGCAATGCTAAAGTTAATGCCCATAAACTCTATCAATGGCTAATTAAACCACTGGAAAATGATTTAGCTTCAGCTAAAACTCAAACCATAATTTTTGCTCCTGATGGTAAATTACGCTATATTCCTCTAGCTGCTTTGCATGATGGTAAACAATGGCTAGTTGAACGCTTCCGCATCAATAATATTACAGCCCTTAGCCTTATAGATTTGAATACTAAACCCCAAAGTAAATTGCAAGTTTTAGCTGCTGCTTTTACTGATATGAGTCGTGATATATCTGTTCCAGTCAGTGGAAAAAAAGAAATATTTAAAGGACTGGAATACGCAGGTAAAGAAGTCGAAAATATCAGTGCTACTATTCCAAATAGTACGAAACTTGTAGATAAACAATTTAATTTGGGTATCGTTTACCAAATGAATGATTACTCAATAGTACATCTTGCAACCCATGTGGAGTTTGTAAACGGTAAACCTGAAGATTCTGTGATTGTATTTGGGAGCGGAGATTATATTACCTTGCGGAAGGTGAAAGATTGGAATTTATCTAACGTAGATTTAGTAGTGTTAAGTGCTTGTGAGACAGGCTTAGGAGGTTTTGGGGATGGTAAAGAAATTCTGGGCTTTGGGTATCGTATGCAGGAAATAGGAGCAAAGGCTGCGATCGCATCTCTATGGAGAGTAGATGACTCTAGCACAGCTCAACTAATGCAGCAATTTTACAGCAATCTCGCCAATTCAAAAACACACATTACAAAAGCTGAAGCATTACGTCAAGCACAATTAAGTTTACTGCACCCTAATAAATCTACTGATTATTCACACCCATACTATTGGGCGCCGTTTATTTTAATAGGCAATGGATTGTAA